In Camelina sativa cultivar DH55 chromosome 17, Cs, whole genome shotgun sequence, the genomic stretch ATTTTAGTATTAATATTTTCCTTTCTATGATATGTGGAATACATATGGAGTTGTTAATCGAGTATATGTATTCcaagtaaaaattatatacttacTAGAATTGAACCTGAGTCGTTTATATAATCGACAAAAGAAACTgagtttaatttgattaaaagttaaaacatatatagagtATGTAATAACAGTATTAAACAAAGAGATTGAAGTTGTAAAAAGGGGAACCGGTGATCTTTTTTACTTGCCTCAAACAATGAGCTTCTTCCATCTTTTTCTTCGAAGCAatcgaaagaaaagaaatatcgATTGGATCAAACTCGAAACCAATCCTGATATATAAACTACTCCATATCATTGATCATTTTCTCATCAATCATCTCGGAACATAAAATCAGTTGATCGATatatgtttccttcttcttcgacCTTTGACCCTGAAGATGTAGTTAACAAACATGTATTAATCCCAAGCACACATGCACATGTATATACGAACAATATCTGCTGAGTATGATAAAGATTAGACGAAACAAGAGACGTACGATCGTGGATGAAGTGATGATCATGAGTAGCCTGAGAAGTCATAAGGATAattgctctctttctctctctcggcCCAAACCATATGCATAATGCATATAGTCTTGTGCATATATATGGTGCGATACTACTCTTATAACTATAAACATATGTTTCACcaacttcttccttttcaaTTATAAGAAAGTAGATGAAAAGCTAAAGATGACTAGTTTATTTGGTTCCTTTCATATTTTTTAGTACTATTATAAGAGtctttatatagtataatatattgCTTAAAGCATGCTTTCGTTTGAAAATTCATGGAgaatgcataaaaaaaaaaaccaaaaacatagaGACTGAAATTTACAGGTTCACTGAACCTGGTCCCTTTTTCGTTTACGGATTGGAAAAACCAACCAAGTGTAGATTTCAAATTGATCATATTTTACTAGGATTTGAAAGACACTCGTCTCCTTTAAAAATATGATCAAACACTGATGATGGCTTCACTATTCGTGAGGCTAGAGATAAATCTGATTAATTCAAtagtaaaatgaaaataataaactcATATTAGctctgggcattcgggtactcgGGTCGGGTTCGAGTAGgaaccgatcgggttcgggtttttcggGTAGAGGAGTTTAGGACCCATTAGGGTAAACAGAAAATATCGGTTCGGATTCGGTTCGAGTCTtaccgggttcgggtcggtttgggtctAAAATTTCAGACCCTATAAATACCCGAAAAAATCGGATATTGAATAGGGTTCGGGTATTTTTTTACCCGATTACCCGAAATTTAACCCAATTACCCGgaacttttaattttaaatataaaaataaaaatttgaaaaattatttttaaaaaaaattaaaagattgattaaatttttaaaagttatagctaaacattttcaatataactttggttattttgagtattttcattattttgatataggaaaaaataatatttttaaattttaagttgtagctttgaataactatgttataaaatatatatatatataactaatattctctatatatgattttatttcgGGTATGTCGGGTACCCATTCGGTTTTCAGTTCGGTTCCGGGTTCAGTTCCGGTTCTTCGGGTTTTGGAGATTAAGACCATTAGGGTATTCTACCGGTtccgggttcggattcgggtccATATTTTCGGGTCGGTTCCgattcgggttttcgggtcCGGTTTTTTTGCCGAGGCCTAACTCATATAACAAGAAATCATTGGAAATGACAACCTTATAACCAAAAGACAAACCATTTTCGTCATCATAAGCCTAAATACAATCATGTTGcataagaaaaaagattaagaaaacataatGGCCACGTTGTTTTGTTCATGACACACTACGTTAGGTGTTTTATTCTATAtctattaatgttttcttctttatatatattgttggcTAGCTAGTCAAAAACAGTACTACTAATTTATTTGAGTATAGAATAATTGTCGTATGTCggcaaaagaaagaataatTGGCGTATGACCATCCACTAGAATGTTACGCTTTCAATATTAATGGTAAACTATCACTTAGCTTGACCCCAAAAAACCTTTCTGAGTCAAGTAGAGAAAATGTGTCCTAACTATTCGATTTGATATCATTTGTCTCACGTAAACCCTAAAATGTGCTCGCCAGCTAGTTTCTCCACTCTTTCTGCCTCTGGTACAAGaattcatcattttcttttctccgCATTTTAATAGATCTCGAAATTTTCTTGGATAAGATCCAGCACACCTAGCAAGCATTGACTAATactatcttctttctttgaacAAACGTTCGGACCTCGTCAATTACTAATGGATGGTGCATGTATCGCCTGTGCTACAACATTTCCACTCAGTGAAAAGATGAATCTATAAACGCCTTTTTTCTTTCGTATCAACCAATTGGAAAGTGAAAACGATCCTATCATCATCAATATACGTATTAGTCAAATGGGTTATATGTAGTTCAAATTTGTGAGctttcttaaaaaaaagtatcacATTCTTACTGGGCTTGAGGTTCAAATTTGGCCCAATAGGAAGCCCACATAGTTTTACATAAGTTTATGAGAACAGACAAATAAGCAATCTGCAATTTGGTCGATCGTCGACATGGTAAACAAATAGAAGAAGATACCAAATAGGAAACGAGAGCGTTGTCGTCGTCATTGGTCAATCCTATCCACAAACAGACACATAGAGAGCTttaatgttttctctttatcatcatcatctcctctgtttttcaATGGCTTCAATAGTTCCTCTTCTCCGTACTCTCAACTCTCTAAACCTCACGAAATCATGCTATTaaacatctcttcttctccaatttctCATCGTATCCCTCACTTCCTCTCTACCTCCATCAACCCCGCTTCAAATTTTCCTCCAATATCCAAAACtcatctctcaaaatctcatctttcaacCAATCTCTCAAACCATAGTAGTCTCTACGGTACCAAGAACAGAGCTTTATTCAGAAACAAGAAGAGACACCTACATCACAGTCCACGAGCTCTCGCTGGATTCGATACCGGTAGTTTCGAATCAGTTCTTGAAGCTTGCGCTGTTCTCACAGCGATCGTCGTTGTCCACGAGACTGGTCACTTCTTAGCTGCTACTCTTCAAGGTATCCGTGTGAGTAAGTTCGCTATAGGGTTTGGTCCGATTCTAGCTAAGTTCAATTCCAAGAATGTTGAATACTCTCTTAGAGCTTTCCCTTTAGGTGGTTTTGTTGGATTCCCTGATAACGATCCCGACAGTGATATCCCTGTAGACGATAAAAACCTTCTCAAGAACCGACCGATTTGGGATAGAGTGATTGTGGTTTCAGCTGGGATTGTCGCTAACGTTGTCTTCGCTTACGCTATAATCTTTACTCAAGTTGTATCTGTTGGTTTACCAGTTCAAGAATCGTTTCCTGGAGTTCTTGTTCCTGATGTTAAATCTTTCTCTGCTGCTTCTCGTGGTGGATTGCTTCGTGGAGATGTTATCTTAGCCGTTGATGGCGTTGAGCTTTCCAGTTTCGGTTCTGATTCTGTTTCTAAAGTTGTTGATGTTGTTAAGGCGAATCCGGAGCACAATGTGTTGCTTAGGATCAAAAGAGGGAAAGAGGATTTCGAAATCCGGATCACTCCGGATAAGAGTTTCGATGGGACTGGTAAAATAGGTGTTCAGCTATCACCGAATCTTCGATTCTCGAAGGTTAGACCGAAGAATGTACCGGAGACGTTTAGTTTCGTGGGTAGAGAGTTCTTTGGACTGTCTTACAATGTCTTGGACAGTTTGAAACAGACGTTCTTGAACTTCTCTCAAACCGCTAGTAAAGTCGCTGGTCCAGTTGCGATCATTGCTGTTGGAGCGGAAGTAGCGAGATCAAACGCGGATGGTCTATACCAGTTTGCTGCATTGCTGAATCTAAACCTTGCGGTGATCAATCTGTTGCCTTTACCGGCTCTCGATGGTGGTACATTGGCTCTGATTTTGTTGGAAGCTGTTCGAGGTGGGAGAAAGTTACCGTTAGAGGTGGAACAAGGGATCATGTCGTCTGGAATCATGCTTGTGTTATTCCTTGGTTTGTTTCTCATCGTCAAGGATACACTTAATCTTGATTTCATCAAAGAAATGTTGTAATCTTTTTGGAGATAGAGcacaaaaaagtattttttgaagagaatgagagaaaccCTAAACAACATAACGCAATTGCGTGATTTACCAAAACAACATTACACAATCTCATCAATCATTATCATCATACACTTAACTGAAAACTATGCAGACaagttaaaagaaagaaagaaagtgttACAATTTGCAAATTAGACACAGAGAGATCAGAACAAACACGCTTGATGAGTTAGTTCCTTTTTGTTTCGTCTATATCAGGTGGCAATAGGCTTTTTATGAGATTGCATCGAAAAACAAACACACTTAGCTTTCATGGCTTCAGCTTCACTCCCATATTCTCGGAACTTGTATTCCTCCTGTTTAAACGAAGGAGGAACCTTCCCTTCACTATAACACTGGTTACACAAACTAAACCGAGCTTTCACTTCTTTAAACCGTGATCCGATAACCGGATACCGACAAACCGAACAAACTTGGTTTCCATGACGGTTTCTATCGTTTGCCTCCAGTTTAAGGATCGTAGACATGATACCAAATCCCCAATCTGGATCATCAAACATTGCTAGAAACTGATTATACGTAACTGTCATTGAggaatcagcttcttcttccccgTGAACTTCTAACATTTCACTCATTCCGTGTGATGGAATGTAAATAGCTCTCAACAGTTTAATGTATTTGACTGCATCCGTTTTTGTAATCTGAGAGCTTCCTTCGTTTACAGGTCTCCAAAAAAGTGCATCAAAGGCAACTCTTTTCCGTTTGTCCGAATGTCCACCGCATAAAGGAGCAATCACAGCGTAAAACATACCCATATCAACTCTTCCTGAACCAGAATCATCGAGAAGCGATAGGATTTTCTCGTTTATTGCCTTGATGGCTCCTTGGAATGTTTCAGGTTTCAAGGAGTTAAGCAGACGCCGGAGAATCTCCTCTAAATTTGGTTTCCGGATTGATTTCGTTGGCCCGCCGCTTCCGGAATATGATACAGGAACATCGTTGTCTCTCATCTCCTTACGCACAGCCTCCACATCACATTTCCCTAGTCTTGTAACCTTCTGAAAGGCTCTAATTTGTAGAGCCGTGGCTAAGTCCGGTCTCAAAGTCGTCTTCTCACCCACAGTCTTGAACTTGGAAGGTTCCACTACAATAAACggaccttctcctcctcctccattacCATTTCCattgtttttaccctttttcttCTGCAAATGTTTCAAATGAGATATCGCATCGTGCAGCTCAACACGGTTCGTCAGTTTCAGTGCTTCCTTAAGCGCTCGTTTAGCTTCTTCAGTCTCTCCAGCACCTAGCAAAGAAACCGCCTTGTTGAGCTGAGCACGCCAATGGTTAGGCCATACAGCTAAGACCCTAGTGTACATTTCCGAAGCTCTCTGAAACCTACCTAAATCCATGTAAAGCCCTCCGAGGTTATACAAAGCATCAACATGGCCAGGTTTCAAGTCAATCGCTCTCTGGAAAACCTCAATAGCTCTCTCATCTTCACCCATTGAAtgcaaagaagaagctaaatcACAATGAGCATCAGCGTAATCCGGTTTCAAATATATAGCTTCCTCTAATGCCTTAACCGCTGCTCTATACTCTCCTACACCAAACAATGCACTACCTAGAAGCTTCAAGGCTCTAAAATGCGTAGGACATAGGATCGCAGCTTCTCTATAATACTCACAAGCACTCAAAACCATACCTTCACCTTCAAGCGAGATACCAAGATTGACATAAATCTGAGGAAGCAGATAAGCCCATTGATTCCCACCAGACTCAGCCGCTTCTAATGCCAACAAAAACTCATCTTTAGACTCTTTACACTTCCCCAAAACGTAGAGACAGTTCCCAGCTTTGAAATGAGGTCTCACATCAGTGGGTTGCAACTCACAAGCTCTCTTGAAGCTAACGAGAGCTTCTTTAAACAACTGGTGCTCATACAAAACCCTACCAATCGCCATATGTCCATCAAAAGCTTCTTCTCTCGATCTAGCTCCATCTGCTTTACTTCTCAAAACACCTAGTTCCTTGACAAACACACCATAGTCATGACTCGATTCTTCCCAATAGATTCTCTTATCAGAGACCTCAGACGAAGGACCTAACTCCCTAGACCAACCAGCATCAGAGAACGCATCAACATTGTTATTGTTACTGTTGTTGTTATTAGAATCAGATTTCAATTTCCCATCTTTCTCCTGTTTCGACTTCAATCTCTTCACCAGAATCTCCAAATCGTCAACTAACTTCCACGTCTCGTCGAAAACGATCCCGTGGTTAGGCGAAACCGCCCAAGCAGCtgtcctctgtttcttctgcgCTTCAACAGCTCTCTCATCTgtaatcgaagaagaagaagccgccGCCTCAGAGCCTTTAATCGTCTCATCAGCAGCGATTAGCTCGAGGCCTAATGCATCGAAATCTCTGTCGACATCTCCAGCGCCGTCGTCGTAAGTACGGAGGAGACCGTCGTAGGTCAAACCTTTGTTTGGATCGATGAATTCAGCGTAGGTTCGGAACACTTCGTCGAGAATCGCGTTGATCTGTTCGTCACTGAACTTAACCCTAGGGTTAACAGCTACGACGAGAGCAGCCATCTCTTCTCGGTTAAGCCCACCATCACGATTCCCGTCGAATTGCTGGAATATTCTCTTTGCTTTCTCCGATCTGCTTCCTCTAGTCGCCATGTTTTTATAGGAAAGTTTCAGCCTTTATTATCTCAAAAACAGAACAGAGGATTCAAGATAAGGAAACAACAACCACCCagaaaaggaaatcaaatgCAGGGAACAGAGGAGAGGGGAGATTGATTAATTTCAGGGCTTCGTTGCGAGAATCTCGACATTGGATCCTCTCTCTCTGATCTGTAAAGCTTCTTCTCTCCACTGTTTCTTtaaggaagaaaagagaaaaaaaaaaaaaaccaaagtcgtaatatttttttatcaaacggTCCATACATTACAAGAGGACTCCAAgctgttttcttttgtctctgtGTCTTTGTATGAAAGCAGATAAGTGTTTGACAGTATTGTCAGGGTGTGGTGTACTGGTGTTGGCTTATTATTCTCTCCTTAAAACCATTTTTATCCTATTATTATTCATCTTGACagctatctatctatctaactTCTAATCTCTCACACAAGATccttaaataaataacatttctgAACTAAGTCAAGTTCACGACAAAATCTAGATACGTGTATGATTTGCTAACTTAAGAAGAATGTTTAAGGAGTAAAGTTGCGTGAATGACATGGCTTATTCTTTTGAAACAAGTGATTTTTGGTTTGCAAACAAAGATATTATTACACCAactgaagaaaaaacaaagctcTGTTTCATGGAACAGAGTATGTAGTCTGATGAAGTttccaactaaagataaagacAAGAGTCGCAAGAGTACATAATTGATGAACCAAACTTAACGGTGAAGATGAGAGTCACTTTTACTGATAACTAATTGTTGCCAAGCAATTATCAGTTGGTCTGGTGTGAGGCAAATACATCACAGGACACTCTGGGTTGCTCCGTTTCACCCTGCCAATATGGATCTCCATGGATATATCAAGATAACACAGAAATATATGTATGAAGATGCAAATTTTTGTAAGTCTTACCGATATTTGAGGAggaaa encodes the following:
- the LOC104754657 gene encoding uncharacterized TPR repeat-containing protein At1g05150-like, coding for MATRGSRSEKAKRIFQQFDGNRDGGLNREEMAALVVAVNPRVKFSDEQINAILDEVFRTYAEFIDPNKGLTYDGLLRTYDDGAGDVDRDFDALGLELIAADETIKGSEAAASSSSITDERAVEAQKKQRTAAWAVSPNHGIVFDETWKLVDDLEILVKRLKSKQEKDGKLKSDSNNNNSNNNNVDAFSDAGWSRELGPSSEVSDKRIYWEESSHDYGVFVKELGVLRSKADGARSREEAFDGHMAIGRVLYEHQLFKEALVSFKRACELQPTDVRPHFKAGNCLYVLGKCKESKDEFLLALEAAESGGNQWAYLLPQIYVNLGISLEGEGMVLSACEYYREAAILCPTHFRALKLLGSALFGVGEYRAAVKALEEAIYLKPDYADAHCDLASSLHSMGEDERAIEVFQRAIDLKPGHVDALYNLGGLYMDLGRFQRASEMYTRVLAVWPNHWRAQLNKAVSLLGAGETEEAKRALKEALKLTNRVELHDAISHLKHLQKKKGKNNGNGNGGGGEGPFIVVEPSKFKTVGEKTTLRPDLATALQIRAFQKVTRLGKCDVEAVRKEMRDNDVPVSYSGSGGPTKSIRKPNLEEILRRLLNSLKPETFQGAIKAINEKILSLLDDSGSGRVDMGMFYAVIAPLCGGHSDKRKRVAFDALFWRPVNEGSSQITKTDAVKYIKLLRAIYIPSHGMSEMLEVHGEEEADSSMTVTYNQFLAMFDDPDWGFGIMSTILKLEANDRNRHGNQVCSVCRYPVIGSRFKEVKARFSLCNQCYSEGKVPPSFKQEEYKFREYGSEAEAMKAKCVCFSMQSHKKPIAT
- the LOC104754656 gene encoding probable membrane metalloprotease ARASP2, chloroplastic; amino-acid sequence: MLLNISSSPISHRIPHFLSTSINPASNFPPISKTHLSKSHLSTNLSNHSSLYGTKNRALFRNKKRHLHHSPRALAGFDTGSFESVLEACAVLTAIVVVHETGHFLAATLQGIRVSKFAIGFGPILAKFNSKNVEYSLRAFPLGGFVGFPDNDPDSDIPVDDKNLLKNRPIWDRVIVVSAGIVANVVFAYAIIFTQVVSVGLPVQESFPGVLVPDVKSFSAASRGGLLRGDVILAVDGVELSSFGSDSVSKVVDVVKANPEHNVLLRIKRGKEDFEIRITPDKSFDGTGKIGVQLSPNLRFSKVRPKNVPETFSFVGREFFGLSYNVLDSLKQTFLNFSQTASKVAGPVAIIAVGAEVARSNADGLYQFAALLNLNLAVINLLPLPALDGGTLALILLEAVRGGRKLPLEVEQGIMSSGIMLVLFLGLFLIVKDTLNLDFIKEML